The DNA region AGGGGGTAGATCACACATGTTTACACGTGTTGCAAGACTTTCTTTCTCCTATTGCTGAACTTCCAATTATTCGTACTGGTGTATATTATtcacaaaaataaaaaaaatatagaGGACCCATTGGCCTGTCATGGCAACCCATATGAATAATAAGGTCGAAACCGCAACGCCCACCACAGTGGAATGAACAAAGCCATTTCTTTATTTGTGCATAGGGCCAATACACATGCTGCTTGGCGTTTACCTTCTTTCCTATATGTGTACAAAAGAATACCCCACAAGGCTCAACTCTCAACTTTAACTTATAACGACGAAAAcatctgctgccgccgccgccttggcaCAGCAGATTCAGTACAGTATGTATGTGGGAGCTATGTATCACTGCATCCATCATGCCATTGCAGCATCATCCCTGCCTTAGCAGTGTCCATCGTCCCTTGTGTGGCCGGGGACTGAGGAGGTACAGTACAAACCAACTCTTCCAGGGCCTTCCTGCACCTCCACTAAGATACCAAAAAACAACCAATAAGTATAAGGCATGTAGTAACAAAGCTATGAACCTCACTAATCTTTGGCAGCCTTGTTTCTCCAAGCAGCAATCGAATTCGGAATGTTGTCAAGGAGGGGCTTTGGGATGCTGTCGAAGAGAGGCTTCGGGATGCCGTCGAATAGCGGGAGAGGAAGGGTGAGGGTGAACACATCTGGTTTCAGGTTCCACTTGCTCTTCAACCATACCGACGCAATGCTGATGCTGTCTGAATCTTGGAACTCTGGAGTGCTCAATGATTTCTTCACAGCGTGCAATCCGTCCCCGTAAGAAGGCATCCACGTCGCCAAGAGATCTTGCTGGCTACTGTTCATATCTGCCCGACTGCCAGACTTTGGCCTCATGGCTAAACCCTGCCCGGCCCTCGCCAACAGGCTACCGCCATTGTCCTCCCTTGTTGTCAGCTCAACATCGGCTTTCTGGCGCCGCCTTATGGGCTTTTCAGCATCATCAGTCTCCCTATTTGAATCTCCATTCTCAAGAGAGAAGCTGCTAGATAAGCTTCTAGCTTTCCTATGATGACCTGGACAGGCGTTTCAGAGTTCAAGTTTAGAAATTCAGTGCATCACTCGATGAGGAATCATAACCAAAGCAACGGTAAAGGAATACCTTTAATGTACGTCGCCATTTCAGTGCCTTCATTGGTAAGGTTCTCCTTTGGAGTTGGTGTGAGGCCATAGTATCCCTGCAAGAGGCTCATGGACGATGAAACTGTGCTCCGCGGCGGTTTAAGGGATGGATCCAAAGAAGCAGCATTTTTGGGAGGGCGACGCATAGTCCACACTCTGAAACAAACCATATTGTTACTGCAGATAAAGCATGGAGTATACCTAGCCAAAAAGGTCCACCGAAATCAAGACTATTGGTCAGCGTTGTAAAAAGGCAGTCACATGGTAGCATCATTATATACTGGAAAAGGCAGCAGCATATGCAATCACAACTAGGGGGAAGTACTAAGAATCTATACTGTGGAGCATCAACTAATTAAATATTCTGTCCTTTTACATCAAAATTCATCAAGAATAAAACAAAAAAAGTTTCTGTATTTTGTCAATGGATTGTTCTCTAATGTTTTTGTAACTATCCAAGGTTGTATGGATGTATCTGTCAAGAATAAAGTGTGTGCAGTGATGTAGAGAGTGGAAGCATGTGGAGGCTGGCTGCACATCTGTTTCCAGGCAGGAATGCATCATCTTTCCTCCTTGCTGTTTCTCCTTGGGTATTGCATCATTAGCAGAACAGGTGGCAGATCCCTTTGGAAGTTCAGAAAAGAAAAATCTAGCCTAGTTGACACTAGGTGTCAGGTTAGTGCTCAACACACTCAACAGTGTGGGTGCGAGTGTGAATCGTTGAAGGGGCAGCGGGTTTGTCTCAGTCACCGGTGGAACACTGCCTACCACACCGGTTCTACTTCTCAACCGTGTCCAGGCCAAACCTGCCAACCTCACCGTGCTTTGACTTGTATACCTTGTGGAACACTGCCAAATCAAATCGTGTGCTGGTGGTGTACGCATCCAGGAGCAGGAGCGATGAGCACAAAGTCAAAATCAGGCCCGAATTTGTCCAGAATAGTTGACGACTGGTAGTAGGCAAGATCGAAAATGCAGAACGCATGTAACGATGCAGTCATTATTCTAAAAAAATGTAACGATGCAGTGTGTGCTAGTGATGGGAAGGAGAGAGCGACTCACGGTTCCATATAACCTCATACTAATTTGGTTTCAATGCAATCACATTATCGGAGGAGTAAATAAACGATTTTAATCTGGTAAAAATGTCGTGGTACAGTATTGTGATCGGTAGGAGAGGAGGAAATGGAGAAAGGGGGCGCACCTGGCGCGATCGGCGTGgctcggggaggaggagggaggagaagtggcggcggcgggcgggtgcCTGCCGTGGAGCGGAACCCGGAGCGTCTTGTGCGCGAACATCTGCAGGTCGGTGGTGAGGCCGTTGGCGCGCTTCACGTCCGCCACCTGAACCAACCAACCGAACCAACCGAGGCGCGAGCGAGCAGATCAGCACTAGTTAGTGTtggccatccatccatccaatCGAAAAGCTAGCTAGGATCGGCGAGCACGGACCTCGACGCCGTACTTGATGGCGACGCCGGCGAGGGTGTCAAACCTGCAGACGCGGTGCAGGAGGTAGCGGCCGCAGGACGAcatgggcggcggcgagggcgactGGTCGAGCAGCACTTCCTCGCGGGCAGCGGCGCTGCCggtgctgctgccgccgtcatcgtcgtcgtcgtcgtcgtggcggcggcggcggacgaggACCTGCTTGATGCCCATGGGTGGCCCTGCCCCCTCCCTCCTGCTATTTTTGGCGGGGTCGGGGCTCCCTCCGGCTTGTCCTCTCCTCCCGGCGTTGCGTCGGTGCCCGCCCGCGCCCGGGCCAATAAACAAGAGAAGAGGAGGAGCGGTGCGGGGCAAGTGCGACCCCGCCGACCTcgtcttctctctctctctctctctctctctctctctctctctctctctctctctctctctctctctctctctctctctctccccctctgccCACATCACACCCCACGACCGAGACACCCATGTTTTTATGAGTGGCCATGGGAGACAGTGAACATGGTTGCCGCTTCGATCGTGTGCTCCGGATGGAAGCACATCATCCATCTCCATGTGTCAAGTCAAGATGGCCAAACCTTGATGAACGGGTGAGGGTCCACGCACCGCCTACcccttccttctcttctttGGCACCTAGGTGCTGTTTGTatccaagggcaaatggtaaaAGGACAAATGGTGAAATTTTtactcctgtcacatcagatgtttggacgctaattagaagtattaaatatagtttaattaaaaaactaattacatagatgaggactaaatgacgagacgaatctattaagcctaattaatccataattagcaaaattacggtagcatttgcccttttgcactttgaggtgtttggatccaaaagtgcaaaaaaagtgtaaaagagcaaaagttttgcactttctctttctctttccattggATCCGAACAGGCCCCTAGTATCCGTTCACACCCATTACGGTGGACACTAGCAATTCCTAGCTTAAATTCTACTTATACCCTTTTAATAATAGGAGGTGCTCCGACAGATTACCAATTTCATCGTCAATACTAAAATATTGATCGTTAAAACATACCTTCGTTTTGCTTAAATATAGAGAATTCCTCTATCTACTCTATCCATTTAGTAATCTTCTACAACACTTACTACTAGTTATAAAAAATATTATTAGTGATGGAGAGAGAATATATATAAAATATGGAAATGGGCAATCTACTGGAGATGCACTATACGTACATAGCATCAAACACAAGGCAGTCTATCAGGGATAGATCCTCCTTacctgtcagtgttttaccggtAGCTTCTTTTTTCTCATGGgcgtcggtgttttaccggctgcccaccgagggatatacccgaggtggtaagtttagatgaggagatgccgagatcaggaactcgaagttacaaggaacacaagatttagacaggttcggaccatgatgtgcgtaatgccctacgtcttgtatggtggtttgtattgccttgggtgttgatgttatgtttttgCCTAtttaggtatccctgccctcctttatatattccagaggacggggttcctagtaggattacaaagtatgagtcctaataggattacagtggaatcctagtagcaATCAGGCTtgtttttcctcacgggtagcttccttgtggtacccaggggatctatccctgacaagcccccgagctctttatagtcgagtactgcaggcatttcgagtacttctgaagtagtcttcagcttcttctgaaactccgtcttgaaggtcttcttcgagtacttccttggttgcatcgaggctatgaggtacTCATGCCCCTAATAGCTTCAcgtcttcttttgtatggggtgcgatggaaaatcgcactccatatggagtagcccctgagccttaggttgaatcaagaTTGGACGGCGCGGGCGACTTCCGTCGATtcaccatcgacgtcatgaagccgaaaactctcgtAGCGAGCTTTCACAGCGAGCTCAACGAGTTTGTCAACAATCTCGACGACTCGTTGATCCATGGCTCCACTaggaagatcgaggaggagtccgctTCCAACGCGACTCTGCCCCGTGCTGCAACAACCACGCTCGGAtcggactcgttccaatctgaggacttgcgtagccggtcacgactcggtctacgcaattcggccactgaacttCAGGAAGTCAACAagtccgagtccctctccgtaTTGGAAAAGAacttggactatttactccaaatcggaaaacccgaagccaccgcacgtcggggggctgcgggttgcaTTGGTGACAGCTGGCGCGCACCATGGGAccgatcgtcgcgatcattggacgaatttgaaggacctcttcatcaacatcaatccactcaaggtggcggattgctacttcgtacatatgcatcggcggatcgattcatcgagttcgagatcggattcttcagcgaacggctacatcgacctcgactactcggctcgacttcacctcgcgctgcaacgtcgatgcaccgcggccgccgacctcgacgacccggttcaactttggcttgtgccggaatatccgcgcgcagcagcgacgagttcgactacttcgacttcgcgagaaggctcggcggcTCGTCGGCGATCACTTCGACTTCACGAGGACGATCGGCGACCCGctgacgactacttcgactacttgtctcgacttgaaaactagtcggaatcgactccgactagtcgagcttcatcagcAAACCGTCgtagctccatcaacgagctccacggcttcgtcgacattcgtccacgaatcaagctaagtgacttataacTTTTCCGATTtattcttcacaagatcggctacctttttgggtacgcctctcgacgggcatcaAACCCTccggggctacaccatgatcaactacctatctgtgtacgtctctcgacgggcattgaaaccctccagagctacacttcaccgactacttattcgtgtacgactctcgatgggcattgaaaccctctagagctacactttgtcgaccacttttgcgcactgcagcatcctctttgtcgcatgacgactactttctgctcgttgtctcctcttaacggtcgctactCTACTCAAGTAGCAAATatcttaatccgtgaaacctcgagtctccagtcatgagCTAAGCGGCCCATCCTGCATGAGCGAAGgcaagagacctaagcgacttgtacatgctatgggcgaaggctaaattaggaccgggtgaacgtaaagggtggactacttgggagatttaaatggcctaaaaaagagctcgacactgCAATTTTTAGACCGAATAAATTTTAGTgttttcacattattactgagtactactcggtatctttgcattatgctacataatgtatacgttgtcttttttcagatcaagcttcggtaacaaccctccaggcagcacggcatgCCATCACTGTTCCACTAGTTcccaggctcaggggctgggcgatgcacactactcgacatggctccttcggctctcctgactcgtaagctcgggggctggacgccgcaaaactactcgaagacgactcatatgaagactgagagtgcagaagaaaccctaagtcaccgcgcggttaaataaaccagcgggaggctcaatttcactatgcagaaggcgaagagtttttctcgagatttcagagtaacaccaatgccacgattcttggatcctttttccgaatctaagggttttggattcaaagctcggggactgcaggatacgtgtcatcgactatttatttttcaaatatatTCCAAGAGTAGGCAAGGAAgaatcaagactaatgtgaccctcagcctgattctttgattcaacttaaggctcggggactactccatatggagtgtgattttccatcgcaccctgtcggaggaaatctctagccgggtggcggaatgcacccgcctaatcctagttaaggaagaGTTTAGGGGAGACCTAGAACCGCTTGATCGATGggcggatgaacacaggaaagatacaaggattttagagtggttcgggccgcaggagcgtaataccctacgtccacttgggtgttgtattgattgtggaaGCCTGAAAGGAACTTGAGATGGATGTTCAGATGTAAGCCTGAGTGGGAACTCTCTttttctaacgagtacactctcccttttatagtccaaggggtgTACTTACACtatgcggggccccgacaggtgggcccggccaatagGAGCCTGTTCCATGAGAGATATGgaatcttcatctccagctcctctctgtagtcctcacgatcgggaagttgatgtgcgtatctacagccaagaTATGGCCGTGTGCCGTCTTGCCGGCACagtgactgctgtcagtgttatCCAACAGTAGAAGCCGTGCTACCACTGTTGGGTCAGGACCCTCTGACAGGCGaagaagcagcgctgaccctgccgcgccgtcgcctccgcgcgcactgttgcAGCACACGCCTCAGCACACATGCAGCAGGCCATCATTACTCatgcgcgcggcgccgtgatgtgactacacgccgtctGCCTGCGCACAGGGCACAGTGACGCGCCGTCTTGGTAACaagcgggcttaccgtggtgtca from Panicum hallii strain FIL2 chromosome 9, PHallii_v3.1, whole genome shotgun sequence includes:
- the LOC112877697 gene encoding uncharacterized protein LOC112877697 isoform X2, whose protein sequence is MGIKQVLVRRRRHDDDDDDDGGSSTGSAAAREEVLLDQSPSPPPMSSCGRYLLHRVCRFDTLAGVAIKYGVEVADVKRANGLTTDLQMFAHKTLRVPLHGRHPPAAATSPPSSSPSHADRARVWTMRRPPKNAASLDPSLKPPRSTVSSSMSLLQGYYGLTPTPKENLTNEGTEMATYIKGHHRKARSLSSSFSLENGDSNRETDDAEKPIRRRQKADVELTTREDNGGSLLARAGQGLAMRPKSGSRADMNSSQQDLLATWMPSYGDGLHAVKKSLSTPEFQDSDSISIASVWLKSKWNLKPDVFTLTLPLPLFDGIPKPLFDSIPKPLLDNIPNSIAAWRNKAAKD
- the LOC112877697 gene encoding uncharacterized protein LOC112877697 isoform X1; protein product: MGIKQVLVRRRRHDDDDDDDGGSSTGSAAAREEVLLDQSPSPPPMSSCGRYLLHRVCRFDTLAGVAIKYGVEVADVKRANGLTTDLQMFAHKTLRVPLHGRHPPAAATSPPSSSPSHADRARYTPCFICSNNMVCFRVWTMRRPPKNAASLDPSLKPPRSTVSSSMSLLQGYYGLTPTPKENLTNEGTEMATYIKGHHRKARSLSSSFSLENGDSNRETDDAEKPIRRRQKADVELTTREDNGGSLLARAGQGLAMRPKSGSRADMNSSQQDLLATWMPSYGDGLHAVKKSLSTPEFQDSDSISIASVWLKSKWNLKPDVFTLTLPLPLFDGIPKPLFDSIPKPLLDNIPNSIAAWRNKAAKD